Within Prochlorococcus marinus XMU1411, the genomic segment TATTGGTAATCCACATGAAGAAGCTTCAAGAAGGGTTAAACCAAAAGGCTCTGTTAAAGCTGGATTTACAAATACACCTCCTCTGCTAGCAGCCCACCTATATAAGGCAGGAATCTGACTTGGAAGATGCTTTTTTGGATAAGCTACCTTTCCATACAAATTATATTTATCAATCGTTTCAAAAATACTATTGAAAACATCTTTTTGTTGAGGGTCAAGTTTTGAAGTACTATCTCGACAACCCAAAATCAAAATTAAATTACTTTTTCTTTTTAATTTTTCAGATCTTCCATATGCCTCAATCAAAGAAGGTATATTTTTTCTGCGTACGGCTCTAGAAATATTTAATAATGGAGGTTTAGTAGAGTCCTTTAGAAAAGGTTGCATCATATTATCAATTTCAGCTGTCTCTGTTGTTGAGTGAATATGGTGAAACTTATTATGATCAACACCAGGAGGGATTACTTTAGCTTTGTGAGGTGAAAAAGAAGAATATTGGGAATATTGATAAACTGATTCTTGTTTAGTACTTGTAACAACAATATCTGCTGACTTTAACGCTTTTTCTTCTGCCTCAATTCTTTTACTTATTGCATAAAGCTTTTCTATTTGATTAGTTTTTAAACCTGTATCAAGCAATTTTCTTTTTTTCTCTCGTCCTAAAGAATGGCCAGTAAAAATAAGTGGAACATTTAAGGATTGACTTAGTTTAACTCCTACATATCCAGCATCTGCATAATGTGCATGAATAAAATTAGGCTTTTTATTTTTTTGATAATAAGAGATGAGGCTTTGAGTTAGTTGATCTAAATAAGGCCAAAGCAATTCCTTTCTTAAATATTTATTAGGTCCAAATTTGAATCTTAAAATTCTAACTCCAGGTTCTACAAATTCTTCTTCTTGAGAATATTCATCATCTACTTTAGGATCGTTAATTAAACGAGAAACTAAAT encodes:
- a CDS encoding glycosyltransferase, coding for MKFKFLHLHLHGLIRSKNLELGRDPDTGGQTQYVLELVKSLANTSEVDQVDLVSRLINDPKVDDEYSQEEEFVEPGVRILRFKFGPNKYLRKELLWPYLDQLTQSLISYYQKNKKPNFIHAHYADAGYVGVKLSQSLNVPLIFTGHSLGREKKRKLLDTGLKTNQIEKLYAISKRIEAEEKALKSADIVVTSTKQESVYQYSQYSSFSPHKAKVIPPGVDHNKFHHIHSTTETAEIDNMMQPFLKDSTKPPLLNISRAVRRKNIPSLIEAYGRSEKLKRKSNLILILGCRDSTSKLDPQQKDVFNSIFETIDKYNLYGKVAYPKKHLPSQIPALYRWAASRGGVFVNPALTEPFGLTLLEASSCGLPIVSTNDGGPKEIHSKCENGLLVDVTDINELKVILEKGISDNNQWKLWSRNGIEGVNRHFSWNTHVRNYLSILTEEFSRLNSYSSSDIKHSCLKGSSSLIKPH